CCAGCACCCCGGCGACGGCGATGGCCAGGCCGGACGACGTGGAGAGGAACGCGGCGAACGCGCCGGCGGTGACGAGTCCGGTCAGCAGTTCGCCGCCGATCCCCGGCACCATCAGTCGCGGCAGCTCGAGCACCAACGCGTCCGACCGGCCCGACGCCGCGATCTCGGGCGCGTAGATGCGCCCGAGGGCGCCGTACACGGGTGGCAGCAGGTAGAAGACGCCGAGCAGGGCGAGCACCGCCAGGGTCGTACGGCGCGCGGCGCGGCCGTCGGGGTTCGTGTAGAACCGCACGACCACGTGGGGCAGTCCCATCGTCCCGAAGAACGTCGCGAGGATCAGCGAGTAGGTGACGTAGAGGCCCTCAGAGCCGCCGTTGCCGAGCGGCAGCGACCAGACGTCCGTGCCTCCGGGCGCGCCGTCGCCACTGGGCCGTGGGGCTCCGTCGCCGAGCCAGATCGACAGCAGCACGAACGCCGGGATGAGCAGCGCGGTCAGCTTGAGCCAGTACTGGAAGGCCTGCACGAACGTGATGCTTCGCATGCCGCCCGACGTCACGTTGACGACCACGACGAGCCCGACGATGACGGGCCCGAGCCAGGTCGGCGCTCCCGTTGCCGCACTCAGCGTCAGCCCGGCGCCCTGGAACTGCGGCATCAGGTACAGCCAGCCGATGGCCACCACAAGCACCGAGCAGGCGGTACGCACGGCCCGAGAGCCCAGCCGTGCCTCGGCGAAGTCGGGCAGTGTGTAGGCACCCGACCGCCGCAGCGGGGCGGCCACCAGGACGAGCAGGACGAGGTAGCCGGCGGTCCAGCCGACGGGATACCAGAGCATGTCGGCGCCGAAGACGAGCACGAGCCCGGCGACCCCGA
This is a stretch of genomic DNA from Nocardioides sp. InS609-2. It encodes these proteins:
- a CDS encoding cation acetate symporter → MNALPGIVAVTLVTIATLAIGTWGLRFSRTTSDFLVASRTVRPRLNASAIGGEYLSAASFLGVAGLVLVFGADMLWYPVGWTAGYLVLLVLVAAPLRRSGAYTLPDFAEARLGSRAVRTACSVLVVAIGWLYLMPQFQGAGLTLSAATGAPTWLGPVIVGLVVVVNVTSGGMRSITFVQAFQYWLKLTALLIPAFVLLSIWLGDGAPRPSGDGAPGGTDVWSLPLGNGGSEGLYVTYSLILATFFGTMGLPHVVVRFYTNPDGRAARRTTLAVLALLGVFYLLPPVYGALGRIYAPEIAASGRSDALVLELPRLMVPGIGGELLTGLVTAGAFAAFLSTSSGLAIAVAGVLGQDVTGRRFGERRLSGVTAFRVGAVIAVTVPCVLALVAPGVGVARAVGLAFAVSASTFCPLLVLGIWWRGLTARGALAGLAVGGLGSGLGVAWTLGTSETTGWTAVLLGQPAAWSVPAAVATMVVVSLATRDSAPAHAGRFMVRLHTPEAVSLDRG